The Ciconia boyciana chromosome 7, ASM3463844v1, whole genome shotgun sequence region TAGGGTAACTGGACACTGGCAGCATATCTGGGGTATTCAGGAGTGCCTGGTAAGAGTGTGAAATAAtgtcttggttttctttaattgaATCAGGATTTTTGTGATCAAGTcttaggtttattttttttaatgctgatttttcaAGGTATAAATAGGATGTAGCTGGGAGAAGCTCCAGGAGAGAATATTGTTAAGTGTGATAGGTATAATCACAGTCTGCATTGTCAAGATCATGGCAGATGAGAATTCAAGGCTAAACAGAATCTTCAGGAGGCATTAGTATGGAAAAGAGTGAATTTGCTGATGCTTGTAACCACTTTACTCAGGGATTCATGGGGAAAAACATGAAAGGGCCTGTTTGAAAATTTATCAAATAGTTGATGAAGGTTAGTATTCTGGTTTTGCCAACAGTAGAAATCATCCTGCCTGCAGATTAGAAAGGTATGAAGAACTTTGTCAATAAGGAAAAATAGCTTATATTTGCTGCATCTTGGGGTTGTtcccccccactcccctccccccccccccccccccggtttcACAATGTCAGTACACCACTTAACAGTAACTTACCACTTTACAGTAACTTAATAACAGTACCTTTGAGAGAACAATTACTACTTCATGGAAAGCTTTCTTTGGGATGGGAAAAAGGCATCTGTTGAAAGTAGTgctcaaaatcaaaacaaatccCCTGCTGTATATTCTGAAAGAGAGTGATGGAAGAACCAAACAAAGTTGACATTTGCATTTCAGCTTAGTCCTGGGAACCATAAGAATCTTCTACCGGTCAATTATAGCCCCTAGTGACTGCTTGACTTTGCTGTTCTGTTGAAGAAACTTTCTAATATGGAGTCATTGTAAGGAAGTAATAGGCATGAAATGGACATTGCCAAGTCCCCATGTCATTCAGCATGGGATAAAACCAGGACGATTTAGGAAAGAGttggagaaaagctgctttaattAATTCTCTTCCCGGCTGCATGATAAGGCAGTTGAAAAGACACAGGGTAGAAGAAATGTCAGCTTCTGTTATTGCTGTCTATGAAACTGATATGTTGTCTTTTTAACTGCATGGTGTCTCTATGCTTTTATTGccccttttttaaaactacattaaaagaagaatttaatGACAAGGACATTTGAAAATTTGttaatgtgtttcttttaaaaaaaagtgttcagtCCTCTCCTACATGAATCTTTTGATACTACGTCCTCCTCATTCAAAGATGTCTGCATCTTTTTTATTGCATTCCTCAGCTTctcccagagaagaaaaagttattaGTGACCACCATTAAACTTGGTGAAACCATTTAAACAGAATGTTACTGGATGCATTTGAAAAcaccagcttttatttttggaaaagttcctgttctattttaaagttttcccagaataaaactgaaaaggacTTAATCTTAGAATTGCAgcaattttgttctttgttgcCTGACCCAGATTCTTTCATCATTTCACCTGGTGTTCATATTTGTTTTTACCATGACATGCATGGCTGCCTGTATCAATTCAGCAACTAAGAAAAAGGAGAGCACTCTTTGCCTTATACTTATATAACACGCACTGTGAACTCATCAGTGTAAAACAAAGATACAAACTGTGAGAGAGAGGCTATTTTCTACTCAGGCCAAATTTTCTACTCAGGACTCCTTCTCATAGTTCATTCTAAACCTTATCCTGAGACTGCTGTCCAAAGAAAAGTGGTTATGTTGTTAAGGGTGATTTTCTAGTAGCATTAGACAACTCACTGTCAGCTGTGGTTTACAAAGCCTGCAAGGCCCAACAAACCTGACACGACAGAGCATATTCTGAATCATTTCCTCGGATTCACTGTCTTTACATACATGGTCACAGTGACCTGTTGAACGCCTGTATGATTACTCTTTTGAGACTTGTTCACGTGATGAAATCTTACAGGGAACAATCCTTTATAATCTGACATTAGCAAACCATTACCAGAAccaaaatttcctttctttgggaACCTGCACAAGTAACAACACCTGAGCTGAAAAactatgcaaatgaaaattatcCAACTGTTGATACAGCTGGCTAACATTTACCTGTGCTACCCTAAAGATGGTTGCCAGGGAGGAAGACAAACCAAAGTAGTCATTACAGCATGGAGCTGTAGGTGCCAATTTGAGACACAATGTAGCCCATCCCTTGTGCCAGCTGGTCCTTCACCACTCCAGCTACAATTCAGTTCTCTAAACCAGGTCTCAGTTACCACTGATATGACAGGATCTTTGCTCATTGCTTTTATTAGGAAGTAGGATTTCAACTTTTAGCATGCATTTGCTAATGTTACTTTCTTTTTGACTCCTTCAGCTACCAACAGGAGGTCCACAGAAATTTCCTGCCCTCCAAAATCCATTTCTGAAGTAGAGttatcaaaaaagaaaaacattaagaagACTAAAGGTGGAATTAAGGTAGGAGTATCTGTGTTTTGGGCACACCCCATATTCTGAGAGAACTcaaaacaatataaatatagGTTTACGTATTTATACttggaattaaaaaattgaacATTTACAAGTTAATTCTCTggtaagcattttttttttttttttttacactttgtGTTGCAGTTTGAAAGTTACTCAGCTGACAGCGTTAAAAAGATTTATGCTCATGCACATGGAAAAACAAGTTACACTAAAGTAGAAATGACTTTCAAAGGATGAAAGAGGAAATGTGGAGGGAACGTCCAACAATAATACATTAAAGTCCATCCAAAGCGCCTGTCCTTCCTTGTAGCATATGAACTATTTTGTTTCTAGAACTGGAATCTTATTCCAGCTTCTCTGAAGATGTGTTATGTTTAGGGGTTTACAaagttatatatttttccttctttaaatattttctaaggGTAGTTTCTATGCAAAGGAGGAAAGACTAGACatttaatacttaaaaataaaccaacaaacaaaaaaacaaagacaaattccACTGTTACCTGTTGCTGCATGGGCCAGTAAGGTTCAgggaaatgtattttgcttttgtgtctcTATGATGAGATTTGTTGCATTATTGTTTCTGCAGCAAGGTTCTGTTTAGGACTCTTTGGACATCCTTATCCTCTCCTCCCTATTCCCAAGCCTTACAGCATTTAAGAGCCCTGCCCTTACAGCAGTCTTTTGTTTGAGCTGTAAAGACTGACTGGAATAACAAGCTATCAAGACAGCCATTTGGCCCTCCTTGAGTATTTTAGGACTGCAAACAGAAGGATCCAGAAACTTCATTCATTTGCAATTCCTGTAACTAAGATGAAGCGCAGCTGATCCTGAAACTTCTCATTTGCCCAAGCTAGCTGAAATAGCCACTTTGAGAGaccagacttcttttttttttttcccctgtcagATTAAAGTAATGCCACATTtgtcttatttaaaatgtttgggtttAGACCATGTAAATATCCCTGTGAAAGAGACAGGAGGAGTACCACTGAAGTAGCCACTCTTCTGCTATCCATACCCCTGACTTGCTTATACATTTGACCTTTATTTCCctaaagctgaaaagcaaaaattaaattcagtccACTTTCTGAAATGGCCAAAACAGCCTACAACTTCAGCAAGAAGCCCAGAATAAAATCTAGTTATCAGCGGGAACATACAGCTTATCTCACCTTTGTCTAAACTCACAGAAGAAAGTGACTTTGGAATTAGTCTTATTCTCACATCAGTAATGCAGGTAATCAATCAGTTGCATTCCTCCCACATAGTTAGGTATATGCAACAACAAGGTACACGCTTTATAAAAGCatatattaattcatttttaaaactactttccAAGACTACAGTGCAAATTATGACCCCTATCCTTCCCTCCCATTGTTGCTATaaaatttgtttgtattttatttgttctgatAATAGTTCAGGTGAGGATACTTTATTAATGGATTCCATCATCATCACCAACCAGCTAAATAATTTAGCTATATAGAATATAAGGCAGGccactgcttttttccccagaatcagcccttaaaaatgaagaagtgcTTAGAAACCCAAAGACACTACTGGAGTTTAGATATTGGCTTGGATTAACTGCAAACTCAGCAGCTGAACTGTTTTACTGAATTTGAAGAGATTGCCTTTGAGTAAGCCCAAATAGTGGTTGGTACTTTTAAAGCTGCAGGCACAAGGAGGAAAAGCCTGCTTAAAACTTGCCTGGAGTACACTTGAAGTGATCCAATTCTGCAAGACTGGACAAGGAAGCAGGTTAATGTTTATCAAAATATTATGTAAAAAGCTCCAGTCCATTTCaacctggggacagcccctgcACATGTATACTGTGCTCAGTATTTGAGGGTTGCACTGTCTTACATAATACTGCTACTAGTACAaagactcttctcagaggcaCAAGACTGATTCCCTAGATCTCTCCATATGGCACTGTACAAAGAACAAAGTGTGAAGTCTTTGGGTTGGCTTCAGGCAGGAAACAAAATAGTATTTCAGAGTCTAAGGAACAGACTGTTATGCCTGTAATTATCTACATAAGGAGGTAATTCACCTTCTATGATGGAAGAACGTAAAGACTTTGCCTGGAGTCAAGAATGCCTCCCATGCCAATACTGAGCAAGGAAGTAGGAAAATAGGGTGAGGAGGTACTCTTGATTTACAACCTGCACATCTAgaattcaattattttaacttgTCTAGTGATTTCTAGACTTGGTAAGATccagtttttattcttttaaagagTTAAAGTTCtctaaataataaaagcatCATCAGTTaagtattttcacttttaatgtGCCCTTTTTATTCAGATTGAAGTGATGCATGAAGCTAGTCAAGGAGGATCTAGCAGAGTCCTGGTGATGAGTGAAAGTGATGAGAACTTGTCAACAAGGAGGAGGTAAGGCTGCACACATAAGCCAGTatcatttttttgttcttagaaTGCAGATAACTGCATTTATAGTACAGTCTCTACAACTTCAAAGAAGaagattaataaataaatataatcaaGTCACTGAAATGCTTATAGCCATTCATATAGCCATATCAAGCCATATAGCTTATACACAGTCTATgagctggaaaagcaaacaagatttATCTTTGGGTTTGGGGCTTGGGGGatattttgcccttttttttttttcttagaagcaTTAACTACATGACATGAGAAAATAAGTCATTAGAATAAGCCTTGCATGTATTTACAAAAAAGCAGTATTAAAGATCATCTCATGTTCAGGATATTCATATCTGATTATATGCCACTGAgaagcttctgttttttttttttttttttaagtgcaagCAATaatcttttctccctttctgcagTCTTGAGAAAtattattaatgttttctaaaacacCAAATACATAAGTCATTTGGTTTACCAAGCAAACCCAGTTTAATTTAGTTGAACTACAGTTTCTAggccaaaagagaaaaaaaaaaacaacaaaaaaccaaaaccaaagaacacaaaaccacacacacaccaaaattCACCCTGCAACAAGCCAGACCCCACAATCCTCaccaacttaatttcctttgttcTCTTCTTCAGTATGATTTAGACAATTTATACTTTTGTTATGCCCCTCTCACACAAATATACACTGAAGTTACTTGATGCAGAAGACTACATTTCTAAAAACACTAGCTTGATACATTATGCTAGACAAATTGGAGACACATACAAAAATGTGACTTATTACTATCCAACTTTAATTATACTCTATGAAAATACTATGACTGGTCTCCAAACCATCAGCTAGTTTTCAAAAGGTGCAAAGCGTGATCTGAAATAGAACTTACTTAGATGGATACACATCTCTTGGGGAATAGTTGCCTAAAGAGAATATACAGATTTGGAGTTAATATTAACAACAGCTTAAGCTTCTAATATCTGGCAGTTTTATACAACTTCAGACCTAGAAGCTTGGTAAACAAATTTTTGAGTTGTCTCCTTCCTTGGTAACATCAATTTTGCCTTTTGTTCcacaaaataatctgaatagaagggaagcaggagaagggggggggaaacagTTTGAAGTCCTCTCATGAGAGGGAACTCAGaatagcatttaaaagcatCAGAGCTGAGCTTGTCAGTTACAAAGAAAGCAACAAGAGATATTTACCACCTTTGtcatgttgttttgtttggtttttttttttaaaacaaataagtCTGTTTATTCAAAACAAGTTTTACAAAACAATTGTCTTTGTGGTACAGAGCAAAGTTTAGGAATAAATATTGAATACTTTGTATAAAAATTAGTACTATCAAAGGGAAACTGAtgcaaaccaaacaaacaggtAAAAACAATTTTAGCATTAAATATGCTGTGCAACAATGTCAAACTCTGAATGAGGAGTGACCATTCAGGCTGATACAGTTTTATTTGTAGAAGTAAAACCTGACAGCCCTGCATTAGAGCACTGAGACTACTGTTAAAAAAGGTTCTAAAGGTGTACAAATCTTAAGTCAGTGTTTAGAAccagaaaacaggaatttttctagcttctccatttttcaaaaggagtgccttcatgctttcctttttattcaacAAGCAACTTCTTTTCACcgcagcaaaagaaaatgcatactACAAACATCAAGGCCCTTTTAAGATCAAGAAACAATTCAAACAAAACTCAAACCAGCTgtaaaacaaagtatttcaatGGTCAAAAGTGACTTTCAGATAATGGCAAACTAGATTTAAGCAGTGTTTTAGATGTTAACTTGGTCATTACCCTACAGAAGTTTAAGCTACTTAAAACTTACTTTACCTTTGCTTGTACGAGTGAAAACAATAAATCCCAACACATAGTTATGCTGGAAAAAGTTGTAGTCTTAATAGTACATTTTGGTTGCATACTAGTTATGAAGACCCTCTTTCCCTACAGTGAATAGGGTGGCTTTTTCTAGTAGTGCAGTTTTGCTGTGAAGCTTATTGATTTAAATGGCTTGCAACAGGTCAGAGATCTGATGAAGCAGCTTTCCTTTAGTATGGAATACTACTTTCTctttatatgcatttatttctccaTAAGCCAACAGGTTATATAGATCTAAGGttgtcttgtgttttgtttttctcttttaaaaaacacacatcCTCAGTACTTGTAATCAATCAGTTTAGGCAAGAACAGGAACTGGATTTGTTCTTTCTAAAGTATAGCTGTTAAATTCTTCAATCATTCTGACACTGATAAATGATTTATTTGTAGGCTCTTTATATACCCAACATTTAGGTCCAGTGAGGattcttattcttttccttctggaaaacCAATTATAGAAAGTtacacatttcatttaattccagTAGCTACCTACCATCCATCTGAAATGGCAGCTTAGAGAACAGTGAGCAAGCTCACTCCTAGATTCTGTCTACACTAACATATACCATTAGCCATTCAGACCATTAAAACCTGCAGCACAGGCCCAAGAGCAGTAGctattatttaaacaaaagtttACTACTTATAGCTTAAAACTGCCAAGTCCTGTATAGCTGTTCTACAGTAAAGTCAGAAGACACAGATCAAGTACTTCACTGCACACAGCAAGAAAAtcccagcagaagaaaaaggctAGTCTTAGACAGAAAGCAAGTAGTATTGTTCCTGTAATTAGCACATTTCCAACAGATGCTTTATAATTCATGAGCTTTTGCATTGTTATTGCTCTGCTGATGAATTTGACTTATTCAAGCTTTCAGAAGTAGTTTTCTGACACTATCCACACTAGAACTTGTTCCAGCATCAAATCAGTTCACAAGCAGTATCTGACTGTACCTTGTGTGGGCTGTGTGTCCACTCCAGGAAGAGCTACCACAGGTTTGACAATTAGCAACTAAAATATCTGTCCTGAGAGTCTGTGAGAACACCATTAGCAAGCTACACAAGAAAAGACTGCAGCCATCCTAGACCTTTGGTTCTCTGCAATATTTATACAGCACCACAGTACAACTCAATGGCTGGAGTTTAAGCATCACAGTTTGATCATCTATCCTGATTTACAATGCACAGGTGTTTTGTTCCTCCCACAGGTGATATTAACACTGAAATATGTTAAAGATACAGGGTTTTGTGGACACAAACTACCCTGAAATTTTAAAGACAATCTTGTGCTTAAGACTTcaggagaaatattttagtgATTTTGATTTGTGTACTGAGTTTCTGTGGATCACCATGTCCTTATCCCCCTTCATTGAAGTGTCAAACTTTGTGCAGAAAATACCCTCCTTCTTCGTTAGTACAAgcatgaaattttgtttttgaaagtctTTAACAGATTCAAATTAGCTATAAGTAACATTCTCGGGgacttttgcttgcttttcaccTTTAGAACCATGAATAGTGGAAAGCAGAAGCATTCTtagaagaaaattcattttgcttatTTGCTTATTAAAGATTGGACTGTTTAAATATACtacttcagttttcagaaggcagagaaagattACCAAAGGCAAAGGATTACACAAGTAAGATTTGATTTTTATCCTTTCAAGTTCAGTCCTGATCTAAAGGGAGCTCCTTTGTTACTTAAAACAACCAAGTCAGAGGGCACTCAAACACTGTTTCCCTATTTCAAAGATTTAGGGAGCTTCAGGAAAAATCACTTCTAGCACTCACTGTTTGTTTGTCAATTGTGCAGGTCCAGACTTACTTTTTATGAAGCACTTAGAAATGGTGAATATTAGTAACCAATTTACACTGCCTTAAACTACTGCAATAGTCTCATTCATCAAGTCAGAAGTTCTATTTTCCTCATGTCTTGAAAGGTCTACTCCATTTTGATAtagcagattttcttttatcatcatcatgTACCTTGGTTCacatagctttttttaaaaaaacttaagaCTTACTGACAAGTTCAAAGTAACAGACATTTTCACCAAGCATTTCAAAGTCTAGAAGTCAAGTCCATTATATAGTTCATTTAATCCAGACTTGCATCCCttgaaaagtgtaaaaaaaaaaaaacaaaccacacaacaCACAAAACAGCCTACAATGTAAAAAGTTGCAGTACAATAGGAGAGCTATTCCAGTAAGAGTTTCTGAACAGAATTTGGGAccatcttcccccccccccctctcccccccccccaactatTCACATTTAAGTTTTACCTCTTTCCCTGTTTacatatattttgaataaaCAGCTAAAAAGTTGTTGCTCTGTTTTGGCTCAGTGGATCTTCAACATAGATATTCAAGTattaagaaaatgcagctgaacACGGATATGTGTCCTCATAGTATAGTTTACAGAGAAGCACAATATTGACTAGTCTGCAGTATATTCTACCCCAAATCCCCgaagaaaactttttaactTTGGGATCTGTAGCCTGCTTCCAGAGCTGGTGAAGATCATCTACGTGTCCATGAGATGTCATCATTTTGTTATAAATGCAGTGATGATATGGAgcctttccttccccagaaaaaaatacatgatatTGTGGTACAATTCCCATTTTATTGGCACAGAGACCCATGAAAACATCATCTATATAAAGACTTGTATTGAGAGTCAATGAAGCCTCATATACTTTAGCTGCTACATCATTTGATATTACATatgcagctcctgctgtgtaGTCAGGATAAGAGGGCCATTGGTACATTTCATATGGAACATAGTATTTGCTACTCTTGTCTCTTATGGGAGGGGATCCACGATGGACACGACCAATCCAGAGATCTTGAACACCCATCTGTGCTAGGCTTCGGAGATAAGCAACAAGATTTGGCATATGGATAAATATATCATCATCCGCAGACATAATGAACCTTGCATGAGGACAGTAGGCATTCACCCAGCTaaactgcaaaagcaatttAAGAGTAAGATTGTGAAAAGTATCCAAGAAGTCTTGCTGAATCAAATCATTGTATTTCTGGTCTTCCAGCTGAAGTTCTCTTTGCAGCTGTGTTTGCCGCAGATGATCTGTTGGTCGTCCTAAAGCAAAAAGAGTTTTAATAGTTGCATTAAGTTGAGAACGAACATACTTCTCATTACCCCAAGTTTGTCTAATTGCATCCCTCCGATGACGGTTTTCGGGAGAAGTCTTCACAAACAACAGGAGAAGGACATCCTGCTGCTGACACTTCTCTCTATGGTTGATCAAGTACTGGTAGCTTGATACTCTGTCCAAGTTATCCCTGTTGATAGACAGGCTGTCATTCACAAAATGGTAGCTATTTATGAGGTATCTGTATGAATAGGACTTCATATGGTTCACAATCTGATTATCAAATGGTCCCCAAAAAATCATGAGACACAGTAAGAAGCAAGTGgcaaatatctgaaaaaaatggcattttctgaCTCTTCTAGGACTAACAAACATTCTGATGCAGTTTCTATAATCCTTACTCTTGTTCAGGAtcagtgtttttgttttaagagcaCAGTGTCACCCCTTCAAGATAAGTGTCCATTGTAAGGCATGTTGTCTTTCATTCAGAATCCTTGTAAAGCCAGCTTTGTTCACAGATTTCACAAGTCATCTTTCTCAAAAAACGTTTCTCTTTGATTGAAAGAATGCAGACAGTTTTGAAATATGAGACTTGCAGATTAGTATTTTCCCTCTGGGGCATCTTGAAGTGAACACTACAGTTCTAAACCAGATCTTCTCAcgtgtttctttccttcatgaAGATGAATACCTACCAATTgtaaggggggggaggggagaaaagttTTAATGAGCTGTTATTAACACATCTGGTTTTAGGTTTGGTCATGGAAATGAGCTGACTACTCAGACACTCCCCATCACCACCCACCtacacccctccccccaaaatggCAGCAAGTTAGAGGTCGTCAGTGGCCCAGAGCAAGCTTGCAGGAGGCTagtgaaggagaaggggaaccTGACAGAGGCTTCCGTTCTGACACAAGAAACCCTTACTTAGAAAAACCCACTGCCGTTAACCAACTgacaacaacattttaaaaaaattcttttaagcTAGGAGGGAAGCCACACCCTACAAATGGCCGAGTTTACCAGTTGTCTTTGGGCAGCCTGTTAAAGGGCGAGACCCACGCAGAGACCTGCGACTGCTCCCACAACGGCCAGAACGGCTTGACAGGCCTCGCCTCCCTCGCTGCCACCCTTccctcaccaccacccccctcgACCAGGCTCTCTGCGAGAAGGGCCTGGAGCCGACTGGAAAGGAGGCGAGCAAGGCAGCCCTCCCTCCCGTCTGGCTGAAGGCCGTGGGGGCCCAGGTTAGGCAGGGCCGCCCACGCCTCAGCGCAGTCATCCTCATCCCCCAGCTCCTCACAGGGCTGTCACCTCTGCCCTGAGGGAAGGCGCCACCTCCACGTCGTCCCCTTGCCTGTATCggtccttcctcccccagccctggtaGCACCGCGACGGCCTCATCCAGCACTGCTCTCCCGCCTCGACCCCACGGGCGGGCTTGTTGAAGGGAAGCAGCCGTCTGACTTGCACAGCCAGCCTGAGGTTGGCTGAGAAGTGCCACTAGTACAACCGTGCTCTAGTGGCAGCCATTACCAAACATCCCACGTATCAGCTTAGGACCTCTACTTTTTAGCCGATAGTGCAGACAGAGGTTGTTTGTAACCCAAGCTAAGGTTAAGAGGCAGGTTATACAGCAAGCTACACCAGACAGGACCGCAGACAGACTCTTCAGTTAGGCACCCCTCTATGACAGCTACACCTGGTAAGACCAGACAGGTAACACTGCAGGGCTCCCGTCTGTGCTACCTGCTAGggttttactgaagaaaataatccaaagCACAAAAAGCCACCCAAGTCCA contains the following coding sequences:
- the B3GNT5 gene encoding lactosylceramide 1,3-N-acetyl-beta-D-glucosaminyltransferase, with translation MFVSPRRVRKCHFFQIFATCFLLCLMIFWGPFDNQIVNHMKSYSYRYLINSYHFVNDSLSINRDNLDRVSSYQYLINHREKCQQQDVLLLLFVKTSPENRHRRDAIRQTWGNEKYVRSQLNATIKTLFALGRPTDHLRQTQLQRELQLEDQKYNDLIQQDFLDTFHNLTLKLLLQFSWVNAYCPHARFIMSADDDIFIHMPNLVAYLRSLAQMGVQDLWIGRVHRGSPPIRDKSSKYYVPYEMYQWPSYPDYTAGAAYVISNDVAAKVYEASLTLNTSLYIDDVFMGLCANKMGIVPQYHVFFSGEGKAPYHHCIYNKMMTSHGHVDDLHQLWKQATDPKVKKFSSGIWGRIYCRLVNIVLLCKLYYEDTYPCSAAFS